In Flavobacterium sp. CS20, a single window of DNA contains:
- a CDS encoding transposase produces the protein MDLLAIEGVSHATILSIMVEIGPEGFRKFNSSKEFVSWLRLAPNNKISGGKVLSSKVPKGSNRLKIALRQATNSIGNLKDTHLSDFFKRVAFRKGRQATVSATARKLGVIIWNMVTKKEPYKPPKEYLFLDQKRKLGIAKRMRKQIAKFGLTNEDLGLNANIYKTAT, from the coding sequence GTGGATCTGCTTGCCATTGAAGGCGTAAGTCATGCTACAATACTTAGTATTATGGTAGAGATAGGTCCGGAAGGATTTAGAAAGTTTAATTCTTCAAAAGAATTTGTCTCTTGGTTAAGACTAGCACCAAACAACAAAATATCAGGCGGTAAAGTGCTTAGTTCAAAAGTTCCTAAAGGGAGTAATAGATTAAAAATAGCATTACGACAAGCAACTAATTCTATTGGAAATTTAAAAGATACACACTTGTCTGATTTCTTTAAGCGTGTCGCATTTAGAAAAGGAAGACAAGCGACAGTAAGCGCAACAGCAAGAAAATTGGGTGTAATCATATGGAATATGGTTACAAAAAAAGAACCTTATAAACCGCCAAAAGAATATCTATTCCTCGATCAAAAAAGAAAGTTAGGCATAGCCAAAAGAATGAGGAAACAAATCGCTAAATTTGGATTAACTAATGAAGATTTAGGCTTAAATGCAAATATCTATAAAACAGCAACTTAA
- a CDS encoding helix-turn-helix domain-containing protein, with protein sequence MASFGNFIKTEREKREWTQTEFGAKIGINTSAISRIENGSQKFSKSKLKKLSELFEIQLQQVTDLFFADKFAREAFKYKCSESVFTVAEDTANYYRNTNVKQGKLEL encoded by the coding sequence ATGGCAAGTTTCGGAAATTTCATAAAAACAGAAAGAGAAAAACGAGAATGGACTCAAACTGAATTCGGTGCAAAAATCGGAATCAATACAAGTGCAATAAGTCGAATAGAAAACGGAAGTCAAAAATTTAGTAAATCAAAGCTAAAGAAACTTTCAGAATTATTTGAAATTCAATTGCAACAAGTAACGGACTTATTTTTTGCAGACAAATTTGCTAGAGAAGCTTTTAAATATAAATGCTCGGAATCAGTATTTACTGTTGCTGAAGACACTGCAAATTATTATCGTAACACCAATGTTAAACAGGGAAAACTAGAACTATGA
- a CDS encoding DNA cytosine methyltransferase: MSRALKYIDLFSGAGGFSLGFDNKGFQNVFSVDIEPSFCETYNHNFPSHNLIQKDICNVTDAELKYLKEYDEIDVVIGGPPCQGFSIAGNIGRKFIEDPRNRLFKEFVRVVKVVEPTYFVMENVARLYNHNKGNTRKEIINDFENLGYKVECKILNSADYGVPQVRKRVIFIGTKNSQKILFPKKEIDKYITVKEALSSYPKLESGQESKIPNHIAMSHSEQMLHKMSFVSDGGDRNEIPEQIRPKSGDVRKYIKYSSDKPSVTVTGDMRKIFHYEQNRALTVRELAKLQSFPDDFVFKGTKISQQQQVGNSVPPKMAEAIASIIIKMSENV; encoded by the coding sequence ATGAGTAGAGCTTTAAAATATATTGACTTGTTCTCTGGTGCTGGTGGTTTTTCGCTTGGTTTTGATAATAAAGGCTTTCAAAATGTCTTTTCAGTAGACATTGAACCTAGTTTTTGTGAAACGTATAATCATAACTTCCCAAGTCATAATTTAATCCAAAAGGATATTTGTAACGTAACAGACGCTGAATTAAAATATTTAAAAGAATATGATGAAATTGATGTTGTTATAGGCGGACCACCTTGTCAAGGGTTTAGTATTGCTGGAAATATTGGAAGAAAATTTATTGAAGACCCAAGAAACAGATTATTTAAAGAATTTGTAAGAGTTGTAAAAGTTGTTGAACCAACTTACTTTGTAATGGAGAACGTTGCTCGATTATATAACCATAATAAAGGAAACACTAGAAAAGAAATTATAAATGATTTTGAAAATCTAGGTTATAAAGTTGAATGTAAAATTCTAAATTCAGCAGATTATGGAGTTCCTCAAGTTAGAAAAAGAGTAATATTTATTGGCACTAAAAACAGTCAAAAAATACTATTTCCAAAAAAAGAAATTGATAAATATATAACTGTAAAAGAGGCTTTATCTTCATATCCAAAATTAGAATCTGGTCAGGAATCAAAAATCCCAAACCATATAGCAATGTCTCATTCTGAACAAATGTTGCATAAAATGAGCTTTGTTTCAGATGGTGGAGATAGAAATGAAATCCCTGAACAAATTAGACCAAAATCAGGTGATGTTAGAAAATATATAAAATATTCAAGCGATAAACCTTCAGTAACAGTTACTGGAGATATGAGAAAAATATTTCATTATGAACAGAACAGAGCATTGACAGTACGTGAATTAGCAAAACTTCAATCTTTCCCTGATGATTTTGTATTTAAAGGCACAAAAATATCACAACAACAACAGGTAGGTAATTCTGTTCCGCCAAAAATGGCTGAAGCTATCGCTAGTATAATTATTAAAATGAGTGAAAATGTTTAA